A region from the Pelobates fuscus isolate aPelFus1 chromosome 1, aPelFus1.pri, whole genome shotgun sequence genome encodes:
- the LOC134598086 gene encoding uncharacterized protein LOC134598086: protein MRYRDVFSQFSMGVMELDDFLASPPPGVEIQNLLGRSIVKCVSDGVYAVADNFILPSGRRVIFNDTLGQTINITSREEYEDVKQKLYTKLLILIIFACETNEDEYGTRKYFKPTNLVKHYILLVSGVYLQREMERLLNECHRRTRTCVNFLLKLDFKDCLIRWTYGNDFTVPHGGEGIIPSWENTRIFINYRVDYGCQLWQLWGLNNFKFALQAYPVEFLKYHTPEEQEVVQEIFEVFNKTEELEM from the exons ATGCGTTACAGGGATGTATTTTCTCAGTTTTCAATGGGTGTCATGGAGCTTGATGACTTTTTAGCTTCTCCTCCTCCTGGGGTCGAGATTCAGAATCTCCTTGGACGCAGTATAGTGAAATGTGTCTCGGACGGCGTCTATGCGGTTGCTGATAACTTTATCCTTCCATCTGGCCGAAGGGTTATTTTTAATGACACTCTGGGACA GACCATCAATATAACctcacgggaggaatatgaggaTGTAAAACAGAAGCTGTATACCAAGCTGCTTATTCTCATCATATTTGCCTGTGAGACCAATGAAGATGAATACGGAACAAGAAAATACTTTAAACCCACCAACT TGGTGAAGCATTATATTCTGCTGGTCAGTGGGGTCTATCTACAGAGAGAGATGGAAAGGCTTTTGAATGAGTGTCATCGTCGTACAAGGACCTGTGTTAACTTCCTTCTGAAG CTTGACTTCAAGGATTGTCTAATACGTTGGACCTATGGCAATGACTTCACAGTACCTCATGGAGGGGAAGGAATCATTCCTAGCTGGGAAAATACAAGGATATTCATAAACTACAGAGTCGATTATGGATGCCAACTGTGGCAACTCTGGGGACTGAACAACTTCAAATTTGCTCTTCAGGCTTATCCA GTTGAATTCTTGAAATATCATACTCCTGAAGAACAAGAGGTGGTGCAAGAGATCTTTGAAGTCTTCAATAAAACCGAAGAGCTGGAAATGTAG